The Dethiosulfovibrio peptidovorans DSM 11002 nucleotide sequence CGGATCTCACCAAATACGAGGCCAGAATAGAGCCCGGAGCGATCATCCGCGATATGGTGGAGATAGGCAGGGGGGCCGTCGTCATGATGGGGGCGGTCATAAACATCGGAGCGGTGATAGGAGAGGGCACTATGATAGACATGAACGCCGTGCTTGGAGGTCGGGCCACGGTGGGGAAGAACTGTCATATCGGTGCCGGAGCGGTCCTGGCCGGCGTCATTGAGCCCCCCAGCGCCCTGCCTGTGGTGGTGGAGGACGACGTCCTGGTGGGAGCCAACGCTGTCATATTCGAGGGAGTGAGAGTCGGAGCCCGTTCTGTGGTGGCCGCCGGAGCCATAGTCACCAAGGACGTTCCTCCTGGAGTAGTGGTGGCCGGTATTCCGGCCAGGGTGGTAAAGGACGTGGACGCCCAGACCACAGATAAAACCCGCATAGTGGCGGACCTGAGGGAACTTTAGTCATGGCCTTGGTGGTCCAGAAATACGGAGGTTCGTCGGTCGCCACTGCGGGGCACATAAAGGCAGTCGCCCGAAAGATAGTCGACAGGGTGGCCCGAGGGGATAGGCTGGCCGTGGTGGTCTCCGCCATGGGAGATACCACCGACGACCTGATCTCCCTGGCGGAGCAGGTTAGTTCGTCGCCGAGCCCCAGGGAGATGGACATGCTTCTGTCGACGGGGGAGCAGGCCTCTGCCGCCCTGCTGGCGATGGCCCTGCACGACATGAAGGTCTCCGCCCTGTCTCTCAATGCCTTTCAGCTCGGCATAGAGACTACCGGACGGTTTCGCGACGCCCGCATCGTTGATCTGGACCTGTCAAGGCTCAGGCATCGCCTCGAGGACGTTCAGGTGGTGGTCATCACCGGATTTCAGGGCATATCGCCCGACGGAGATGTTACCACACTGGGCAGGGGAGGCTCGGACACCTCGGCCATAGCCGTTGCGGCCAAGCTGGGGGTCCCCTGCGAGATATACAGCGACGTAGCAGGTATATATGCCTGCGATCCCAGGGTCGTTCCGGAGGCCAAGAAGCTGGACTACGTGGTCTACGACGAGATGCTCGAGATGGCCGCCTTGGGAGCCAGGGTCCTCCATTCCAGAGGGGTGGAGATAGCGAAGAAATACAAGGTGGACCTATACTGTGGCTCCACATTTTCCGACGAGGAGGGGACGAGAATAGTGAATACGCTTCCGGAGTGGCTGGAACAACCTGTGGTAACCGGTATCGCCGTCGATATGGATCAGATGAAGGTCACCCTGGAGGGGCTGCCCGACGGGGTAGACCTTCTAACGAGGCTCTTCGGGTGTCTCGCCGCCGACGGAGTCAACGTGGACATGATATCCACCGTCTCCGCCGGTGAGAGAACCTCCATAACCTTCTCCGTTGTGTCGGGGCATATATGTCAGGTCCGTGATTCCGTGAGGGAGAGCCTGGAGGGCATCGACGGTTGGTCCCTGTCGGACGACTCCACCGTCGCCAAGGTGTCGGCTGTGGGAGTCGGAATGAAGACCAGCTCCGGCGTGGCGGCCCGTTTCTTCTCCGCTCTGGACGGAGCGGAGGTCTCGGTTCTGGGGACCACCACGTCGGAGATCAAGATATCGGTTCTAGTTCCGAGGGATCAGGCCGGCGATGCCGCCAAAGCCCTGGTGGCGGAGTTCGACCGTAGGGAGGAACAACCTTGATGCTGGCACCTCTCTACAGCCCCCTCCCGATCACGGTGGAACGTGCCGAGGGGGTCAGGATCTTCACCGACAGGGGGGAGTTTCTGGACTGTTACTCCGGCATAGGAGTCATGGCCATGGGCCATTCCTACGGACCGACCTTGAAGGCCATCGAGGCCAAGGCAGGCCGACATCTTCACCTGGGAAATTACTTTCTTGATCCCGACGCCCTTCCCATGGCCGAGGCCGCTCTGGCACTGGACGGAAGAGACGGACAGGTCGCATTTTCCAACTCGGGGGCGGAGGCCATCGAGGCGGCTATCAAGGCTGTTAAAGCTCTCAGGCCGGGCAAGATAATCTCCTTCAAGGGGAACTTCCACGGCAGGACCTGCGGTTCTCTGTCCATCACCTGGGGTCCGGGCATAAGAAAGCCCTTCGAGCCGCTGCTTTCCGACGGTATATTTTTACCTCTAAGCGGCGAATGCCTTAAGCTCTTCTGCGAGGCCAACGAGGTGGCGGCGGTCTTTCTGGAGACCGTGCAGGGCAACAGCGGAATTCTTCCCTGCTCGGAGGACCTGGCCGAAACTATACGGTCCCTTCATGAGGAAGGTCGGTTCCTCTTGGTGGCCGACGAGATCCAATCCGGCCTGGGGCGAACCGGAAAGGGCTACGGTTACCAGCATTATGGTCTGAAGCCAGATCTGGTCACCTTGGGGAAAGGGCTGGGAGGGGGGCTGCCTCTGGGAGCCCTCATGGCTTTCGGATGTGCTCCCTTCGCCCAGGGGGAACACGGCTCCACCTTTGCACCCAACCCTCTATCCCTGGCGGCGGGGCTTCCTGTCCTGCGGGTC carries:
- the dapD gene encoding 2,3,4,5-tetrahydropyridine-2,6-dicarboxylate N-acetyltransferase, with product MRTEEVIRHIKESVKKTPVRVFISGRLDELNWGDLRFVGGSEFGVVKGDRAEVMTFLEGNSDSIDDFEIEVEARNSAVPMADLTKYEARIEPGAIIRDMVEIGRGAVVMMGAVINIGAVIGEGTMIDMNAVLGGRATVGKNCHIGAGAVLAGVIEPPSALPVVVEDDVLVGANAVIFEGVRVGARSVVAAGAIVTKDVPPGVVVAGIPARVVKDVDAQTTDKTRIVADLREL
- a CDS encoding aspartate kinase, which codes for MALVVQKYGGSSVATAGHIKAVARKIVDRVARGDRLAVVVSAMGDTTDDLISLAEQVSSSPSPREMDMLLSTGEQASAALLAMALHDMKVSALSLNAFQLGIETTGRFRDARIVDLDLSRLRHRLEDVQVVVITGFQGISPDGDVTTLGRGGSDTSAIAVAAKLGVPCEIYSDVAGIYACDPRVVPEAKKLDYVVYDEMLEMAALGARVLHSRGVEIAKKYKVDLYCGSTFSDEEGTRIVNTLPEWLEQPVVTGIAVDMDQMKVTLEGLPDGVDLLTRLFGCLAADGVNVDMISTVSAGERTSITFSVVSGHICQVRDSVRESLEGIDGWSLSDDSTVAKVSAVGVGMKTSSGVAARFFSALDGAEVSVLGTTTSEIKISVLVPRDQAGDAAKALVAEFDRREEQP
- a CDS encoding aspartate aminotransferase family protein; translation: MLAPLYSPLPITVERAEGVRIFTDRGEFLDCYSGIGVMAMGHSYGPTLKAIEAKAGRHLHLGNYFLDPDALPMAEAALALDGRDGQVAFSNSGAEAIEAAIKAVKALRPGKIISFKGNFHGRTCGSLSITWGPGIRKPFEPLLSDGIFLPLSGECLKLFCEANEVAAVFLETVQGNSGILPCSEDLAETIRSLHEEGRFLLVADEIQSGLGRTGKGYGYQHYGLKPDLVTLGKGLGGGLPLGALMAFGCAPFAQGEHGSTFAPNPLSLAAGLPVLRVMTDDFLSEVTRKGRLLSEGLRGLPWVESVRGLGLMIGAVTEDAGAVRQAAFDRGALLNVAGGAIRFLPALNVTDDEIEAMLDKLNFSI